From the Rhodoferax mekongensis genome, one window contains:
- a CDS encoding putative bifunctional diguanylate cyclase/phosphodiesterase: MSLLKSLVITQKSAKLKSIVNRQRVALRSNSRKEVNDYFLAMHPGVVFEIDGTGIYKKIYAKDETRLYRPSSSLIGKSISDVLPINLQDLCFHAMNVAHTSGVATDLIYQLDISGTKRWFEMCVINKSEKRTRKADAAYIFYVRDVSKTVEIESDLQTGVSVDLLTGLGNRKTLQLELQRLLESTTYRDSYIALVLIDIDRFSLLNDSYGPQIGDQHLREISSRLRSIAVYSPLIVRTGNDEFAVVLTHLDGNVTKAESSLRRICDDLVKGLNFSFEFNDGKFLNSISIGAALVQEHGLNPSALLMRSELALYQARREGGNRYQLYSDELSIKQKEQAQLENDLRTAISEDQLEVYLQPICRGSKVVSGYEVLVRWNHPGKGLLSPALFIPVAEQSDLIIELGNWVLRNALPYLAHWQLREETQHLTLSINISSRQVQSESFISEIMSHIQQSSAPAHRLQLELTESMLQFNVEDTISKMKTLSRNGISFSLDDFGTGYSSLSYLKKLPLHQLKIDRSFVCDISNNLNSNAIAKMIIQLSRTLNLDVVAEGVEDEDQYNQLQGLGCNAFQGYLFGRPEPAIITTGMWL, translated from the coding sequence ATGTCATTGCTCAAAAGCTTAGTCATCACACAAAAATCTGCCAAATTAAAATCTATTGTAAATAGACAGCGAGTAGCTTTACGGTCTAATTCAAGAAAGGAAGTAAATGACTATTTTTTGGCGATGCACCCTGGTGTGGTCTTTGAAATTGATGGAACTGGAATATACAAGAAAATCTATGCAAAAGATGAGACGAGGCTATACAGGCCAAGTTCATCTCTAATCGGCAAATCAATTTCCGACGTCTTGCCAATTAACCTGCAAGATCTTTGCTTTCACGCAATGAATGTTGCACACACATCAGGAGTCGCGACTGATCTGATCTATCAGCTAGATATTTCAGGTACTAAACGCTGGTTTGAAATGTGCGTCATCAATAAATCTGAAAAGAGAACTAGAAAAGCTGATGCCGCGTACATTTTTTACGTTAGAGACGTAAGCAAGACTGTTGAGATCGAAAGCGACTTACAGACTGGCGTTTCTGTTGACTTACTTACAGGTCTCGGAAACAGAAAGACACTACAACTAGAACTCCAAAGACTTCTGGAAAGTACAACTTACCGAGACTCTTACATCGCGCTAGTTCTCATAGACATCGATAGATTCAGTCTTTTAAATGACTCCTATGGACCACAAATAGGAGATCAGCACCTTCGAGAAATATCGTCAAGACTTAGATCGATAGCAGTCTATTCGCCACTAATAGTTCGTACAGGAAATGATGAATTTGCAGTTGTACTTACCCATCTGGATGGAAATGTTACTAAAGCGGAATCATCATTAAGACGTATATGTGATGATCTAGTCAAAGGGCTGAATTTTTCCTTTGAGTTCAACGATGGAAAATTTCTAAACTCCATCAGCATAGGCGCAGCTCTAGTTCAAGAACATGGCTTGAATCCCTCAGCGCTTTTAATGAGGTCGGAACTTGCCCTATACCAAGCAAGGCGAGAGGGAGGTAACAGATATCAGCTTTACTCTGATGAGCTTTCCATCAAGCAAAAGGAGCAGGCTCAATTAGAGAATGATCTGAGGACTGCGATAAGTGAAGACCAACTAGAGGTCTATCTCCAGCCCATTTGCAGAGGAAGCAAAGTCGTTTCTGGATACGAGGTATTAGTACGGTGGAATCACCCAGGTAAAGGATTGCTGTCACCTGCACTCTTCATCCCTGTTGCAGAACAAAGTGACTTAATCATTGAACTCGGAAATTGGGTACTTAGGAATGCTTTACCTTATCTAGCCCATTGGCAACTACGTGAAGAGACACAGCACCTAACTCTTTCGATAAATATTAGCTCTAGACAAGTGCAAAGTGAATCCTTTATATCGGAAATCATGAGCCATATCCAACAGTCAAGTGCACCTGCGCATCGACTACAACTTGAACTCACAGAGTCAATGCTTCAATTCAATGTTGAAGACACTATCTCGAAAATGAAAACTTTGTCCCGAAACGGAATTAGTTTCTCTCTTGATGACTTTGGAACCGGCTATTCATCCCTATCCTACTTGAAGAAACTTCCGCTACATCAATTAAAAATTGATAGAAGTTTTGTTTGCGATATTTCAAATAACTTGAATAGCAATGCAATTGCAAAAATGATTATTCAGCTTTCAAGAACACTCAATCTTGATGTTGTAGCAGAAGGTGTTGAAGATGAAGATCAATACAACCAACTGCAAGGACTGGGTTGCAATGCTTTTCAAGGCTACCTGTTTGGACGGCCAGAACCTGCGATTATTACGACAGGGATGTGGCTCTAG
- a CDS encoding TetR/AcrR family transcriptional regulator C-terminal domain-containing protein translates to MNSQQEKPLLTKDKILQAAIDLADVSGLEALSMRKLASGLGVEAMSLYNHVKNKDALIDGMIDLVVSEMHLPNPSVFWRDEVRKSAISAHLVLMKHRWAPIPLVSRVNIGPFKLKYFDAMHGCFLNGGFPHVLADRARNVIDGHLFGFTLQKLLFPLEEGTYAEAAKYFLPMIPQATHPFMRALTEEVISGRYDGMHHFEFGLDLILNSLSELLESKDISQQTQG, encoded by the coding sequence ATGAACTCTCAACAAGAAAAGCCGCTGTTAACAAAAGATAAGATTCTTCAAGCAGCAATTGACCTCGCAGACGTCTCAGGCCTGGAAGCGCTCTCGATGCGCAAACTTGCAAGTGGCTTGGGGGTGGAAGCGATGTCACTCTACAACCATGTCAAAAATAAAGATGCCCTTATTGACGGCATGATCGACCTAGTTGTGTCTGAAATGCACTTACCGAACCCGAGCGTTTTCTGGCGAGATGAGGTTCGCAAGTCTGCGATATCCGCGCATCTCGTCTTGATGAAGCACCGTTGGGCTCCGATTCCGCTTGTTTCGCGCGTAAACATTGGACCATTCAAGTTGAAGTATTTTGATGCTATGCATGGCTGCTTCTTGAATGGAGGTTTTCCCCATGTGTTGGCAGACAGGGCAAGGAACGTCATCGATGGCCATTTATTTGGGTTCACTCTTCAAAAACTTCTCTTCCCTTTGGAAGAGGGCACCTATGCTGAAGCGGCCAAGTACTTCTTGCCGATGATTCCTCAAGCCACTCACCCGTTTATGCGAGCGCTTACTGAAGAAGTCATTTCCGGTCGCTACGACGGGATGCATCATTTTGAATTTGGACTTGATTTAATTCTCAATAGCTTGAGTGAGCTACTTGAGTCTAAAGATATATCCCAACAAACCCAAGGCTAG
- a CDS encoding cache domain-containing protein: MKVSITKILLAAVTAACTLMPISASAQARATKEEAVAMVKKAVAFYKANGKEKSFAEFSNQSGQFRDRELFLIVMDQKGEVLAHGALKKMIGANIMDLRDINGVNIIRSFFKAVEKGTSGWSDEYIFTNPATQKMEPKLTYVEKVDDIVIACGYHFTK; the protein is encoded by the coding sequence ATGAAAGTTTCAATTACGAAGATCTTGCTCGCAGCAGTCACCGCAGCTTGCACTCTCATGCCGATTAGCGCTTCTGCACAAGCTAGGGCGACAAAAGAAGAAGCCGTAGCAATGGTTAAGAAGGCTGTAGCCTTCTATAAGGCTAACGGCAAGGAAAAATCGTTCGCTGAATTCAGCAACCAATCCGGACAATTTCGTGACCGTGAACTCTTCCTTATCGTGATGGATCAGAAAGGCGAAGTTCTTGCACACGGAGCTCTGAAAAAGATGATTGGCGCAAACATCATGGACTTGCGCGATATCAATGGCGTGAACATCATCCGAAGCTTCTTCAAGGCAGTTGAAAAGGGTACGTCTGGCTGGAGCGACGAATACATCTTCACGAATCCAGCCACACAAAAAATGGAACCTAAGTTGACATACGTTGAGAAGGTCGATGACATCGTCATCGCCTGTGGATATCACTTCACAAAATAA
- a CDS encoding type IV toxin-antitoxin system AbiEi family antitoxin domain-containing protein, which produces MGTKANFSFKLLLPEVTRGQPLGTRWMSKHGLTSKHAARLAKEGWLEHLGRGAYSLPGDALERDASLAWLIPTVPGLHVAGKTALSWRGVRHNLPHRETLMLWGDKPAKLPAWFTSRFPVHYQATHLFDARMPQELGIAPMPAGRSDLPVSTPERAILELLSDVGKGQTLEEAKHLIEGARSLRLSVVEELFSYLTRIKVVRLAHVLADELNLPWKSIAQQHSERLGGGKRWVSVGKTGERLDLKRSL; this is translated from the coding sequence ATGGGAACTAAAGCAAATTTTTCATTCAAGTTGTTACTTCCAGAAGTAACGCGAGGCCAACCGTTGGGTACGCGCTGGATGAGTAAACATGGGCTGACAAGCAAACATGCCGCGCGCCTCGCAAAGGAGGGCTGGCTGGAACACCTGGGCCGCGGCGCCTATTCCCTGCCAGGCGACGCCCTAGAGCGAGATGCGAGTCTGGCGTGGTTAATTCCTACCGTACCTGGCTTGCACGTTGCCGGTAAAACGGCGCTCAGTTGGCGCGGAGTGCGGCACAACCTCCCCCATAGAGAAACGTTGATGCTTTGGGGCGATAAGCCAGCCAAGCTACCTGCTTGGTTCACTTCGCGCTTCCCGGTTCACTACCAAGCTACGCATCTCTTCGATGCGAGGATGCCACAAGAACTAGGTATCGCGCCTATGCCAGCCGGGCGATCAGACCTTCCTGTGTCGACGCCCGAGCGCGCGATTCTGGAACTTTTGAGCGATGTCGGAAAGGGACAGACACTGGAAGAAGCAAAGCACCTTATTGAAGGTGCCCGTTCGCTTCGACTATCAGTGGTGGAAGAACTTTTTTCGTATTTGACCCGCATTAAGGTCGTGCGCCTGGCGCATGTCCTAGCTGATGAGCTCAACCTACCTTGGAAATCCATCGCACAGCAACACAGCGAGCGCCTGGGTGGTGGCAAGCGCTGGGTGAGCGTGGGAAAGACCGGAGAGCGCCTAGACCTGAAGCGAAGCCTATGA
- a CDS encoding nucleotidyl transferase AbiEii/AbiGii toxin family protein codes for MNQAYVSTVRLLLEIAPAIFETPFFAMKGGTALNLFVQDLPRLSVDIDVVFVPHDMQRDDALKTIKDELAAAKTRIERIGLAAEIRQNKVGDEAKMFVTDYTSEVKVEVNFVFRGTVHAPVRSSLTAAAQTLFTANIEVPILAVPELYGSKLVAAMDRQHPRDLFDVQHMFDRFGLPPEFVDCFVVYLAGHNRPVHEVLFAKPQPLAEVFKNEFIGMPTNTVTLEQLEATRVQLFELLPKALTPAHRTFLLSLVQADPDWSQMPYEHLLNLPAIRWKLMNLAKLKKSNPQRFEQQHDDLAARLAAVV; via the coding sequence ATGAACCAAGCCTACGTTTCAACTGTCCGGCTCCTGCTGGAAATCGCACCTGCAATCTTCGAGACGCCGTTCTTCGCGATGAAAGGCGGAACAGCGCTCAACCTGTTCGTTCAGGACCTCCCTCGTCTGTCTGTGGACATCGATGTGGTCTTCGTACCTCACGATATGCAGCGCGATGACGCGCTCAAGACAATCAAGGATGAGTTGGCGGCGGCAAAGACACGCATAGAGCGCATTGGACTTGCAGCTGAGATTCGTCAGAACAAAGTCGGCGACGAAGCCAAAATGTTCGTAACAGACTACACCTCGGAGGTGAAGGTAGAAGTGAACTTCGTCTTCCGAGGTACCGTGCACGCCCCGGTTCGCTCCTCGTTAACAGCAGCAGCGCAAACTCTGTTTACAGCGAACATTGAGGTTCCGATACTGGCAGTTCCAGAGCTTTATGGCAGCAAGCTTGTAGCTGCCATGGATCGACAACATCCCCGCGACCTGTTCGATGTTCAGCACATGTTCGACAGATTTGGACTGCCGCCTGAGTTCGTCGACTGCTTCGTGGTGTACCTGGCTGGACACAACCGCCCAGTGCATGAAGTTCTGTTCGCAAAACCACAACCACTTGCTGAGGTGTTCAAGAATGAATTCATTGGCATGCCTACCAATACAGTTACCTTGGAACAACTGGAGGCTACAAGAGTACAGCTGTTTGAATTGCTGCCGAAGGCGCTAACTCCAGCTCACCGAACTTTTCTGCTGTCGCTGGTCCAAGCCGACCCTGACTGGAGTCAGATGCCGTACGAGCATTTGCTGAACTTGCCGGCAATTCGCTGGAAGTTGATGAACCTAGCCAAACTAAAGAAAAGTAATCCGCAGCGGTTCGAACAGCAGCACGACGACCTCGCCGCTCGTTTGGCAGCGGTCGTTTAG
- a CDS encoding putative bifunctional diguanylate cyclase/phosphodiesterase, with protein MEEKNAPIAEGGYRETLSRFELIDSPLWVFDTDHAKICWANRKALEIWKSDSLSELCERDMALDMSTSVEKRLRQYQSDFLQSNAKFREQWTIYPKGEPLTMSMYLSGFRLEDGRMAMLCEGHPTSESLAPESIRSVEALLHTPVMITLFDRSGSALYRNPAARESVPQLDMKLAQRFVKQTDASELFERLNSEDDVTSIYSVKTSTGVQWHEVSVRKCRDAVSGGIAFLCTESNVTALKHAQAHSNHLARHDALTGLPNRNHVMQRFQTAISEIAGTNKEAALIFLDLDHFKDVNDTLGHSAGDELLVDVAHRLRSIIRSSDMVARLGGDEFLILMLSKNIRNEIEIVKQRLAETVSKPITIHGTEIQVTTSVGVAIYPHHGLDMETLLRNADLAMYSSKDRGRNALTIYESQMSEKVQTRLRLEAELRDALNTSAFEVYYQPRVDMRTNQVVGAEALLRWNHKNGGILMPSEFIEACENIGLMCEIGDFVMNEVCKVQSEWHGKGYLIDISVNVSRKQLLAEDVVYQFQKIAQSYGADITRIEIDLKESMLVGHNNSLVSRVNEFRSAGFRVSIDDFGQEFTNLIKIKSLPLSSLKISPSFTSLITKEVAVTELLASLCGLMSFEVVALGVENFEQVNWLLTKSIYVCQGSFYSMPVPLSEFNSYLQSNCVQSS; from the coding sequence ATGGAAGAAAAAAATGCCCCAATTGCGGAAGGTGGGTATCGTGAAACGCTTAGTAGATTTGAATTGATTGATAGTCCCTTATGGGTCTTTGACACTGATCATGCGAAGATTTGCTGGGCAAATAGAAAGGCTCTGGAAATCTGGAAGTCTGACTCTTTGAGCGAATTGTGCGAGCGTGATATGGCTTTGGATATGTCGACCTCGGTAGAGAAGAGACTTCGGCAATATCAAAGTGACTTCTTGCAAAGTAATGCTAAGTTTCGTGAGCAGTGGACTATCTATCCAAAGGGTGAGCCACTTACGATGAGCATGTATCTCAGCGGATTTCGTCTCGAAGACGGAAGAATGGCCATGCTTTGTGAAGGGCATCCAACCAGTGAAAGCTTAGCGCCCGAGTCCATTCGGTCGGTTGAGGCACTGTTACATACACCCGTGATGATCACTTTGTTTGATAGGTCGGGTAGTGCTCTTTATCGGAACCCGGCTGCTAGAGAGTCTGTGCCCCAATTGGACATGAAGCTAGCTCAACGCTTTGTTAAACAGACTGATGCTTCCGAGCTCTTTGAAAGACTTAATTCAGAGGACGATGTCACCTCGATATATTCAGTTAAAACGAGTACTGGCGTACAGTGGCATGAAGTTTCTGTTCGCAAGTGCAGAGATGCAGTGTCAGGAGGCATAGCCTTCCTTTGCACCGAATCAAACGTGACTGCTCTGAAACACGCTCAGGCTCATTCGAATCACTTGGCTCGGCATGACGCGCTTACGGGGTTACCCAATCGAAACCACGTAATGCAACGTTTTCAGACCGCAATTAGTGAGATTGCCGGAACAAACAAGGAAGCCGCACTGATTTTTCTTGACCTAGACCACTTCAAGGATGTCAACGACACCTTAGGTCATTCCGCAGGCGACGAACTCCTTGTTGATGTCGCGCATAGGTTGCGGAGCATTATTCGCAGTTCAGATATGGTCGCTAGACTTGGCGGTGATGAGTTCCTTATCCTGATGTTGTCAAAAAACATTCGGAACGAGATTGAGATCGTCAAGCAGCGTCTTGCGGAGACAGTATCAAAGCCAATCACGATACATGGAACAGAGATTCAAGTGACAACGAGCGTCGGTGTTGCAATTTATCCTCACCATGGTCTGGATATGGAGACCCTGTTGCGCAATGCAGATCTAGCGATGTACAGCTCCAAGGACCGAGGACGTAATGCACTGACGATTTATGAAAGTCAGATGTCCGAGAAAGTTCAGACTCGCTTAAGGCTAGAGGCCGAGCTGCGAGATGCGCTGAATACAAGCGCATTCGAGGTCTATTACCAGCCCCGCGTTGATATGCGGACTAACCAGGTGGTTGGCGCTGAAGCACTATTGCGATGGAATCATAAAAATGGTGGCATCTTAATGCCCTCTGAATTCATTGAGGCATGCGAAAACATTGGACTGATGTGCGAAATAGGCGACTTCGTAATGAATGAAGTATGCAAAGTTCAATCGGAATGGCATGGTAAAGGGTACCTCATTGATATCTCAGTTAACGTTTCGCGTAAGCAACTCCTTGCTGAAGACGTTGTATATCAATTTCAGAAAATTGCTCAATCCTATGGTGCAGATATCACACGCATTGAAATCGACCTCAAAGAGTCGATGCTTGTGGGTCACAACAATAGCCTTGTATCCAGAGTCAATGAATTCAGATCTGCTGGGTTTAGGGTGTCCATTGATGATTTTGGTCAAGAGTTTACTAATCTTATAAAAATAAAAAGCTTGCCTCTGAGTAGCTTAAAGATATCACCATCATTTACCAGTCTGATTACCAAAGAAGTTGCTGTAACTGAATTGTTGGCATCCCTCTGCGGACTAATGAGCTTTGAAGTAGTTGCTCTGGGAGTTGAAAACTTTGAACAGGTAAACTGGCTTTTAACCAAGAGCATTTATGTTTGCCAGGGAAGCTTTTACTCAATGCCAGTGCCGCTTAGCGAATTCAATAGTTACTTACAATCTAATTGCGTTCAATCTTCTTGA
- a CDS encoding methyl-accepting chemotaxis protein: MKIGTKLGLFIGSFCALVVLVGILGMKTARDSNGALQSVYEDRVIALQKIGQLSENILKIRMSQLEMILNPSPSNIEIKTREYRENLELLNKAWTEYASTKMTEEENARVQEFKPALDKLTAEGFEPIAKAIGERNIDEARGVFVSKMPLLLPKVQAIVEELTEIQVKATKDEYDAASENFIKARAISVLVTLAGCLIATLLGAFLVRQLKRQLGGEPAQVIAISRAISLGDLTTNIDTSKAVDGSLIASMERMQSSLLKAVKQISITSQSVANSSAEIAFGNTDLSSRTESQASALEETAASMEELSGTVKNNAHNAYTASQSSQNAVEMAQNSSRVVEDFVSTMRGIDDSSKKIGEIIGVIDSIAFQTNILALNAAVEAARAGEQGRGFAVVASEVRALAGRSASAAKEIKSLIEVSTQRVDAGRSLAENAVTGMKSAVSAIQNVTNLIQEISHSSNEQSAGINQIGQAVTEMDQVTQQNAALVEEMSASAMSLKEMSQDLLNAISVFKFEQQ; this comes from the coding sequence ATGAAAATTGGAACAAAGCTAGGCCTGTTTATTGGCTCGTTCTGTGCTCTAGTTGTGCTAGTGGGCATTCTTGGTATGAAAACCGCTAGGGACTCAAATGGAGCCTTGCAGTCGGTCTATGAAGATAGAGTGATTGCACTCCAAAAGATTGGACAACTATCCGAGAACATTCTGAAGATCAGGATGAGTCAACTCGAGATGATCTTAAATCCATCTCCATCAAATATTGAAATAAAGACACGTGAATACCGAGAAAATCTAGAACTATTGAACAAGGCATGGACTGAGTACGCATCAACGAAAATGACCGAGGAAGAAAATGCACGAGTTCAAGAATTCAAGCCTGCACTTGATAAGTTAACAGCAGAAGGCTTCGAGCCAATTGCTAAAGCAATAGGTGAAAGAAATATCGATGAAGCCAGAGGTGTATTTGTTTCCAAGATGCCTTTGCTTTTGCCAAAAGTCCAGGCAATAGTTGAAGAGCTAACAGAAATTCAAGTCAAAGCAACTAAAGACGAGTACGACGCAGCTAGCGAAAATTTCATAAAAGCTAGGGCTATATCTGTACTAGTGACGCTGGCAGGATGTTTGATTGCAACTTTATTGGGCGCATTTCTTGTCCGCCAACTTAAGCGCCAGCTAGGTGGTGAACCTGCCCAGGTAATTGCTATATCAAGGGCTATATCTCTAGGCGACCTGACAACAAATATTGACACTTCCAAAGCAGTTGATGGAAGTCTAATCGCCTCAATGGAGAGAATGCAGAGCAGTTTACTTAAGGCTGTTAAGCAGATTTCAATAACGTCCCAAAGCGTCGCGAATTCAAGTGCTGAAATAGCATTTGGAAACACAGATCTATCTTCGCGAACAGAGAGTCAGGCAAGTGCATTGGAGGAGACTGCCGCTTCAATGGAAGAATTGAGCGGCACAGTAAAAAACAATGCTCACAATGCTTACACGGCAAGTCAATCTTCGCAAAATGCAGTAGAAATGGCTCAAAACAGCTCACGTGTCGTTGAGGACTTTGTCTCAACAATGAGGGGCATAGATGACTCCTCCAAAAAGATTGGTGAAATCATCGGAGTGATTGACTCAATTGCATTTCAAACAAATATCCTTGCCCTCAACGCTGCTGTTGAAGCAGCAAGGGCCGGTGAGCAAGGTAGGGGATTTGCAGTTGTAGCCTCAGAGGTCCGTGCATTAGCTGGGCGCAGTGCAAGTGCAGCTAAAGAGATCAAGTCTCTTATCGAAGTTAGTACACAGCGGGTAGATGCAGGTAGGTCTCTTGCCGAAAACGCAGTTACAGGAATGAAAAGTGCAGTAAGCGCTATCCAGAATGTAACCAATCTTATCCAAGAGATATCTCACTCAAGCAATGAACAATCGGCTGGCATAAACCAAATCGGACAAGCCGTCACAGAGATGGACCAAGTTACCCAACAAAATGCTGCTCTTGTGGAGGAGATGTCTGCCTCAGCAATGTCACTTAAAGAGATGTCACAAGATCTGTTAAATGCCATCTCAGTATTCAAATTCGAACAGCAGTGA
- a CDS encoding NAD(P)-dependent alcohol dehydrogenase — translation MSHFWGGYLHSTLTNLRCKADNAYDVSSVEGARLLYIQISSKFILRPRMTSSLTSSSLMKAWECTSYGAPSVLKLTERPIPQIGDDDVLVEMRATTVSSGDSRVRGLRMPNGFRWIARPVLGLFKPRCEVLGTDIAGNVVSVGVNVTKFRVGDKVLGFAGAKMGCHAAYRVFTPKMPLARMPEGLTYEEAVSIPFGATVAVHFIKDVELNPNAKVLVIGASGAVGLAFVQLCKHLRCHVTAVTSSPNHQLVYEQRADRAISYGPDYLRKLDELFDLIVDTVGAAPFGTYEPFLKPSGSCVSVSGGLADVLKAPMSKGKLISGPVPLSQPDLDYIVELTNSGVFRPVIDRIFGFDEMHEAHSRVDTGRKRGSVVIKSY, via the coding sequence ATGTCTCATTTTTGGGGCGGATACCTACACTCTACGTTGACAAACTTACGATGTAAGGCAGACAATGCTTACGATGTAAGTTCGGTAGAAGGTGCAAGGCTCCTATACATACAAATCTCATCCAAATTTATCCTCAGACCACGCATGACAAGCTCTCTAACTTCCTCCTCTCTCATGAAAGCATGGGAGTGCACTAGCTATGGTGCCCCCTCTGTTTTGAAGTTGACTGAGCGACCAATACCGCAAATAGGCGACGATGACGTGCTTGTCGAAATGCGAGCAACTACCGTGTCCTCTGGTGATAGCCGCGTACGCGGACTGAGGATGCCCAACGGCTTCAGATGGATTGCCAGGCCGGTTCTTGGGCTGTTTAAGCCTCGTTGCGAAGTACTCGGAACTGATATTGCCGGAAACGTAGTGTCCGTGGGCGTCAACGTCACCAAATTCAGAGTTGGCGACAAGGTGCTTGGATTTGCCGGAGCAAAAATGGGCTGTCATGCTGCCTACCGCGTGTTTACGCCAAAAATGCCGCTGGCTCGTATGCCAGAAGGTCTGACCTACGAAGAAGCTGTGAGCATTCCATTTGGGGCAACCGTTGCCGTTCACTTTATCAAGGACGTCGAACTTAATCCAAATGCGAAAGTGCTGGTAATCGGAGCATCAGGAGCAGTCGGTTTGGCGTTTGTTCAACTTTGCAAACACCTCCGTTGTCATGTAACGGCAGTCACTTCAAGTCCAAATCATCAGCTGGTCTACGAGCAAAGAGCTGATCGCGCAATCAGCTACGGACCGGACTATTTGAGAAAGCTAGACGAATTATTTGACTTGATTGTCGACACAGTGGGGGCTGCGCCATTTGGAACTTATGAGCCCTTTTTAAAGCCCTCCGGTTCTTGCGTTTCTGTTTCCGGCGGTCTGGCAGACGTTTTAAAAGCCCCTATGTCCAAGGGGAAGCTTATTTCCGGACCCGTTCCATTGTCGCAGCCGGATTTGGACTACATCGTTGAACTGACGAATAGTGGTGTCTTTAGGCCGGTGATTGACCGCATATTCGGCTTTGATGAGATGCATGAGGCTCACTCAAGAGTAGATACGGGTAGAAAGCGCGGTAGCGTGGTTATAAAAAGTTATTAA